Part of the Lentimicrobium sp. L6 genome is shown below.
ATCTATTCCAGTGCCATGCTGAACCAAATTGTAGAAAGCTATGATGATCATATTTCCTCTGCTTTAAATGGCGTGAAAAAGCATAAGGGACAGAATGAGACTGCTGCTCATATGCGTGAGCTTCTCTCTGATAGCAAGCTCCTCCAGAAGCGCGAAGAAAAGCTTTTCAATGGAACCAATAGCGAAAAAGTATTCTCTGAGAAAGTTCAAGAATATTATTCTCTACGTTGTGTACCTCAGATTTTAGGGCCTGTTCTTGAGACTATTGAGAAGAGTGAAGAAATTTTAATCGGTGAAATAAATTCAGTAAATGATAATCCAATTATCGACGCTGAAGCTCAAAATGTATTTCATGGTGGGAACTTCCACGGCGATTACGTTTCATTCGAAATGGATAAGCTTAAAATGGCCACCACCAAATTGTCCATGCTCATGGAGCGTCAGTTGAATTTTTTATTGAACGATAAAATCAACGAAAAACTTCCTCCATTTGTGAATTTGGGTGTTTTAGGTTTGAATATGGGAGTTCAAGGTATGCAGTTTACTGCCACCAGCACCGTTGCTGAAAATCAGATGTTGAGTAATTCCATGTATGTACATAGTATCCCTAATAATAACGACAATCAAGATGTGGTGAGTATGGGAGCCAATTCAGCGTTAATAGCAGAAAAAGTCATTAAAAATAGTTTTGAAGTGATGGCTGTTCATATGATTGCCATCATTCAAGCTGTAGATTATCTGAAGTTTGATGACAAATTATCTTCTAAAACCAAAAGTACTTTCCTTGAATTAAGAAAAGTGGTTCCAAGGTTTGA
Proteins encoded:
- the hutH gene encoding histidine ammonia-lyase: MNILIGKDALDLKAFEQVVLHKAKVEIAPEAIERVEKSFKFLKDFTAEKIIYGINTGFGPMAQYRIDDADLKQLQYNLIRSHAAGSGHIIDEIYIRAAILARMNTLLLGYSGIHVEVVEQLARFLNLEIYPIIPEHGGVGASGDLVQLAHIALGLIGEGEAIYKGKRQPMADIFAKENLTPIGIHIREGLALINGTSTMTGIGLVNLINARNLYGWGIYSSAMLNQIVESYDDHISSALNGVKKHKGQNETAAHMRELLSDSKLLQKREEKLFNGTNSEKVFSEKVQEYYSLRCVPQILGPVLETIEKSEEILIGEINSVNDNPIIDAEAQNVFHGGNFHGDYVSFEMDKLKMATTKLSMLMERQLNFLLNDKINEKLPPFVNLGVLGLNMGVQGMQFTATSTVAENQMLSNSMYVHSIPNNNDNQDVVSMGANSALIAEKVIKNSFEVMAVHMIAIIQAVDYLKFDDKLSSKTKSTFLELRKVVPRFEQDGIGYTDIQKMRDFIYNHHIAI